CGGAAAGGGGATGGCCCCTTCACGGGGTTTCGTTTTCGCTGAAGGCGCCCGCGCGCGGGCGAGCCTTCCAGGGGCTAGGCGCTGAGGGGCGTTCTCTCTCTCTCTTTGCAGCGAGGTAATTCTTCAGAATGTCGAAGAAGCGATCCCGCTGGCCCGCCTCGAACTCCAGAAGAACACCCATCTTCCAGCAGTGGCCCATCAGGCCGGGTTTTTGTTCCGCCCAGGCGACGCGCCCGAGGCAGTCCACCTGGGCGCTCTTTCCGATCTGGATGCAGATCGGAAAAGGCGCTTCCCCCCGGGGCCTGTACAGGGCAAAGAGGCAAAAGCCGCCGGCGCTGATGTCAATGGGGATGATGGGGTCAGGCGAAAGATCCGGGGACTTCAGCGTGACGAGAGGGGAACTCTCGTCGAGATCAAAATCAATACGATACCGGGCGGACCATCGCGGACTGCGAAGGCTATCGTACATTTCATCACTCCATTCCCCCCCAGGAAAGCCGAAAAAGATTTCGGTGAATTTCTTGTGCAAAACTTGTGGCTCAGTTGCCAAAATATATGGTGAGAGTGAACAAAGTTCAAACGCAATTTCAACACAGGTCAGTATTTTTCAATGGGTTAAGTAAAGAAATAATGAAAATTCTGATTGTTGCGCAAATAGTTCCTTGGAGTAATTTGGAATTTGGTCAAATGGTTTTATGCGTAAAAAAGTTTTCGCTGTGAATGAGACATCTGTATCAGGGGGTGAAGCGCGGAATTTTGGGGAGCGGACGAGCGGACTATCGCGGGAACCAGCCGTGGCCCTTCATGTGGCCGCGGAGGTAGCAGATCTGTCCCGTGTGCTGGGTGTGGTCGCCGAGGAGGCGGGTGAGCCACTCCCCGATGGTGATCTCCTCGCCGAAGGTGTTCGTGATCTTTCGCTCGAGATCGCTCTCGCCGAGGGTTTCGAGGTACGAATTCGTCCGCGCGCGCACGGCCGCCATGTAGGCGAGAAGATGATCCTTGTCGGCGCGGAAGGCGCGCACCTGATCGATTTGATGGCCGACGCCGTTGTTGCCCGGGTCGGGGGGCATGCCGAACTTTTCGTGCCACTTGTCCCCGATCCAGGCCTGATCGCGCCCCGACATGACGGCGATGGAGTTGTCCTCGTAGCGGGTCTGGTGCCAGATCATCCAGGCGATGGTGTTGTCGTTCGCGTTCGGCTGATGATGGAAGTCGTCCTCGGCGAGGTCCTTGACCGCCATCGCGATGACCGCGTTGTTTCGGCCCAGCGCCCTCTTGAAAACATCGGTTGCCTTCATCTCGCGTTCCATGTGAGAAGGGGTGCGGTCGGCATCGAGTAAAACACATATGCGCCCGGAGGGGAACGCTTCGCCGCCGGCGGTTGGAGCGGAAGCGGCCGATGGGTAATCTGCAAGGGCCAAACGGGCGATCAGGGAAGTTTCCCGGATGAGGGGATGGGTGAGCGATTGAAGCGTTTTTTTCGGTGGATTTTTTGGGGTGCTCTGGCCCTGGGGCTGCTGCCGGCCTGCTGGGGCGGGACGGTTGCCCTGTTGCAGAATTTGGTTCCGGTGGTTTTCTTGCCCGGGAAGTCGCTGGGCGGCTTTCTCTTGACCGGAAAGGCGTGGGCGTTTCTCGGCGGCGGGGCGGTCTACGTTCTCTGGCACCGCTTATGGCCGCCGCACTTTCTCTACACCTTTGTCCACGAGATGACCCATTTGATCTTCGCGGTTCCGCTGGGGAAAAAAGTGCGGAGCCTGGAGGTGAACCGCGAGGAGGGGGCCGTCGTCCTGAGCGGGACGAATCCGGTGATCACGCTGGCCCCTTATTTCTTTCCCCTCCCGGCGGCGCTCCTGCTCGGAGCGGGAAAGGCGGCTGAGTGGGCCGTGCCCGATCCGCGCCTGGAACTCGTGACGGCATTTGCTGTCGGCCTCGCCCTCGTTTTTCATCTCATGATGACCGGGAAAACCCTGCGGACCTCGCAGCCCGATCTCCGGCGGAGCGGAAGGCTGTTTTCCTGGGTGGCCATCTATCTGGCCGGTCTCGTTTTCATGGGCGGATGCGCCATCCTCGCCCTCGCGGGGTGGGAGCGGCTTGCCATCCTCGGGCCGGCGCTTCTCGATGAGATTGCAGCCGCATACGCCTGGAGCGGCGCCCGCCTCCTGGAGGGGGTGAAGTGGGGGTGGCGCACGGCAGAGGACATGGGCGGGGAGAGATGGTTCTGAGCGGCGCCTTTCGTCTGAAACGGCGGGCGCTGGCCCTGGGGGTTCTCGCCGCGCTCGCGGCCGGCTGCGCCTATGAGATTCGAGGCGGCGCGCAGGTGCTACATCCAGGCGGGCTCGAGGCGGTCCGCAAAATCGCCGTGGCGCCCTATGTCTATCTCCACGACTGGACGGGGCAATTCCGGGACATCTACCGCCGGGCCGGAATTCTGGCCCTGAAGGGGCAAAAGCGCGAGCGCATCGAGGGAACCTTCCTGCTGGAAAACCATGCCGCCGCGCGCGGCTATGCGCTTGTCCCCTGGCCGGTGCCGGACAAAAAATTGCCTGCGCCACTGCCGGATCGGATCGCCGAGGTGCGGAAAATTCTAGAACGCCTTCGGGCGGCGGGTGCGGGGGGCGTTCTGGTCGCCGCGGGTGAAAGCGGTTGCCAGACGATCGAATACTGCCATGCGCGGCTCAAGATCGTGCTGTTGGACACGGGGGAGGGGCGCATCCTCTGGCGGAGCGAAACCCAGGCGGGCACGCTCCTCTCCCAGGGGGACGAAATGGCGGCCCTCATCCGCGATGCAATTGAATCCCTCCCGGAGGGAAGGCCAGGCGGCGGGGTTCTCCGCTAGGCCGGCCTATTTTTCCTGATATTCGCAGTGAATGAGATAATCCTCGCGGCGCGGGCCGTAGACCGCCAGGAGGCGGCAGGGGCCCTTGCTGGTGACCTCCGCGCCGTGGGGCGTCTCGGGGGGAACGCGGAAGACGCTGCCCGCTGCGATCGCAATTTTTTTCTCCCCGAGCGTAAAGTTTGCGTTGCCCTCGACGACGAAGACCAGTTGCTCGAAGGGGTGGGTGTGCGGCGCTTCGTTCGCGCCGGGGTGCACCTCGGTCATCACCAGCATGGACCCTTCGCCCGTGAAAACTTTGCGCGTCACCCCGGGCCGGACCTCGGTCGCCGGTATCGTGTCCCATGCGTACGTGTTCATCCATGTCCTCTCTTTTTGGAGAAAAGCGGGGTATCCCGGATATGTTCCTCCGATTCTGGAAAAGCGCAACCGCATCCCCGGCGCTGGTAAGAGTGAAATGACGCTTTGGCATGAGCGAAACCGGGAGAGGGCGTGCAGAACAGGACAATTTGACAATTTCCCTGAGAGGGACGCCATCTAAGTCGTTGATAATATTATATTTGTTGAACATGGAATATGGCACATCCCTTGCTGTTATCCCAGGTACGTTGGGTAAGGCGTTCTTAGGCGGCACGCCTTTCCCGATGGGCGTGAGGAGTGGTCGATCGGGTCGGCGCTCCTCCGCCACGCCATTATTCATTTAGTTTATGCGTTTCCTTTATGCGGCTCCACCAAAAATGGCACGGCCCCCTCTTCCCGCCCCCGGGAAGAGGGTTTTTTTTGTCCCTGTTTTCCTTC
This genomic window from bacterium contains:
- a CDS encoding DinB family protein, with amino-acid sequence MKATDVFKRALGRNNAVIAMAVKDLAEDDFHHQPNANDNTIAWMIWHQTRYEDNSIAVMSGRDQAWIGDKWHEKFGMPPDPGNNGVGHQIDQVRAFRADKDHLLAYMAAVRARTNSYLETLGESDLERKITNTFGEEITIGEWLTRLLGDHTQHTGQICYLRGHMKGHGWFPR
- a CDS encoding M50 family metallopeptidase encodes the protein MKRFFRWIFWGALALGLLPACWGGTVALLQNLVPVVFLPGKSLGGFLLTGKAWAFLGGGAVYVLWHRLWPPHFLYTFVHEMTHLIFAVPLGKKVRSLEVNREEGAVVLSGTNPVITLAPYFFPLPAALLLGAGKAAEWAVPDPRLELVTAFAVGLALVFHLMMTGKTLRTSQPDLRRSGRLFSWVAIYLAGLVFMGGCAILALAGWERLAILGPALLDEIAAAYAWSGARLLEGVKWGWRTAEDMGGERWF
- a CDS encoding cupin domain-containing protein, which gives rise to MNTYAWDTIPATEVRPGVTRKVFTGEGSMLVMTEVHPGANEAPHTHPFEQLVFVVEGNANFTLGEKKIAIAAGSVFRVPPETPHGAEVTSKGPCRLLAVYGPRREDYLIHCEYQEK